Sequence from the Clostridium saccharobutylicum DSM 13864 genome:
ATAGAATGCATAGTGTATGAAAATCTTGAAGAAGCAAAAAAAGTTTTATCTAAAATTCATCAAGATTCAAATGATGGAATAGGAAGAATTAGATGGGATGCACAAGTTAAAAGGCGAGCAAATGCAAGAGAAGGAAATAAAGATAGGACATTTTCTATAATAGAATTTGTAAAGAATAATTCGCTCATTAGTGAAGAGCTGTTAAATAAAATGAATAGTAATAGATGGTCTTCTAAATTAGAGAGAGTAATCGGATTTGCAAAGTTCAAAACAATATATAATATTACGTTTAATGAAAATAATGATATACAATATTTGGATGATTGTGAACAAACTTTTAAAATGTTATCTAAGCTGATTTCTGATATTATTGATAATGTTGCAACAAATAACTTTAGGCTTAAAGAAGATTTTAATGAATATATTGAAAAATTGCCTGATGAATACAAATCACAAGTTAACAAAGATGGCATTGCTAAACAAGATAGTAATGAATCCGAGGAGTCAAATGATAGCGATGATTCAAACTTAAAGGACGATTGTGTATATAGTACGGGAGATAAACCTGAAAATGATAGCTCACAATCTTCCAAAGCTAATATAGAAGATAAGGATGATGTTAAAAATGAAAAAGATTTAGATGGGGGTAGTGCAGAAGAACCTAGTGCACCAAAAAAAATAACACCTCACTCAAAAAATGCTAACGTTGCATTAAGATTGAGCAGAGAGTATACGGAGCAAGAATATTTGTGTCTAGGTGAAAAAGGAAAACAGATTTTAGCGGAATTAGAGAGTCTAAATTATAATTGTTATCCACAAGCAGCAGCAGGATTGTGTAGGTCGATTATGGAATATACTGCTAAGTTATGGATGGGTGAATTTTCGGAAGAGTTTAATGGAAATCAATTAGCTACATATTTCGGCAAATGTGTGAATATGCTAAGAAATAAAAAATATTAGAAGATAAGCAACATAAGGCACTTCTTACAAGCATAAATAAAGAAAATTTTATAGATTTGTTAAATGGTTGGATACATTCAGATAGTTTGCTATGTGTACAACCAGTTACGTTACAAAATGGGTGGAAGGCAAATAGATTATTGATTGAGTTATATATTAAAAGATATAGTAGCAAATAGAGACAATAGCATATAAAAATATATATCTTTTATTATTATTAAAAAGAGGTGAATTTTAATGTAACCTCTTTTGATCGACAAAAAAGAATAATTTTGTTATAATATAATTAATAAAATTAGAAGGGAAATATATATGGCAAATATATTATTGATAGAACCAAATTACAAATGTAAATATCCTCCTCTAGGCTTAATGAAATTTGCATATTATCATAAAGAGATTAGAAATGATACAGTTTGGTTTTCAAAAGGTGAACTTCCAAAATTTTTATCTAAAGAAGTGATTAAACAACTTGAAAATAGTAAATATTATAAAAAAAAATTTAAGGAAAATCTTTATAATTATATAGATAATATTAATGATATTATAAAAAATAATAAATGGGATAGAGTTTATGTTTCAACTTTATTTACATTTGAATATGAAGAAACAATTAAAGCAATAGATTATGCTAAAAGTTTGGTAGGAAAAGAAAATGTATATACTGGGGGGATTCTTGCGACACTAATGTCAGAACAATTAAGAAAAGATACAGGTGTAACAGTAAATACAGGACAATTAACTGATACAATAGCAATTGGATATGATGATAAGGTTAATATAGATATTTTGACTCCTGATTATAGCATTTTAGATAATACAGAATATTCTTATGAAAATGAGGATGCTTATTACGCCTATACAACAAGAGGCTGCGGTATGAACTGCGGTTTTTGCGCAGTAAAAACATTAGAACCAGAGTATAAATCATTCATATCTATAAAAGATCAAATTAACAAAGTTAATGAACTCTATGGACAAAAGAAAGACCTATTGTTAATGGATAATAATGTTTTGAAATCGAAAGATATTGATAAAATAATATGTGAAATAATAGAATTAGGATTCTCAAAAGATGCTACATATATAAATCCAAAGACAGGAAAAGTGAAAAAAAGATTTGTTGATTTTAATCAAGGATTAGATGCGTTTTTAATTACAGAGCAAAAAGCTAAGTTGTTAGGAATGATTGCGATAAAACCAGCAAGAATCGCATTTGATCATATAGAAGATAAAGATGTTTATGCAAAGGCGATTACAATGGCTGCAACAAATGGTGTAAGATATTTATCAAATTATTTGTTATATAATGCTGAAAGTTTTTCTGGAAAGGGAAAACAATATAAGGCAGATGCACCAGAAGATTTATATAATAGGCTAAGGCTAAATGTAGATTTACAAGAAGGTCTAAATAAGAAAATTAATGGTGAAAAAGTGTCTATTTTTTCTTTCCCAATGAGATATATACCATTAGATGATGAACATAGAGGTTATGTTGGCTCCAAATGGAATAAAAAATTTCTTAGAGCGGTGCAAAGTATATTAATTCCTACTCAAGGTAAAGGTGTAAGTGGAAAATCGTTTTTTGAAGCAGCATTTGGTGAAACAGTAGAGGAATTCATGCAAACAATTTTAATGCCAGAATCGTACATAGTTTCAAGAGGTGACCCAAGTAAGATTAAAAATATTAGTGGGAATGAGCTGGAATTAAAGATTAATACTTATAATGAATTTAACAAGAAGAGGACAGCGTGGGAAGCATTATATAATTCTATAGATGAAAAAAGAAAAGATAAATTTATTGAGGTTATTGGAAAAAACAAATTTGATTATTTTGCGTTTCAACAATTGACAGGAAATAATGAAAAAAAATTATTTATTCATTATTTAACAGACCCAGGTTTGATTAATATATTAGAAAAATTATATCTTGATAATAGAGTTTCAGATTTAGATATTATAGTTAAATATATTAAAGAAGATTTCAATTATAAATATATAGATTTATTAAGATATATGGTTAATAATAACAAAATGATACCTAAACTTCAAATGTTTAAATATATTTTTAAAGAAGAAGGGGGAAAAGATTTATTATATACATGGTTAGAACAGCAATGTAACTCAAATATAGATTTTATGAGTTATTTCTCACAGGTATATGCTACACCAAGACAATTTATGTACATATTACGATGGGGGAATTCAACAAATATAATAGAAAAAGAGGAATGTGATATTATAGTAAATAATCTATGCTCTGGAAAATTTGATAATATAGAATTATTTGAATCATTGTTAAATCGAATTTTTGATTATCTTAAGAAATATTATAGTAAGGATGAAGCGACAAAAGTTATTGATGAAATAAAAGAAGATACTGCGCTTCAATTAGGTTTCTCAATATAATATGGAGGATAAAATGGGAAAAATTACAATAGGGAAATATACGTTAGAGTCATTAACTACAGGTATGTATGTAGATCCATATGTATTATATCGTGAGTATATACAAAATGCCGCTGATTCTATAGATAAAGCCATTAAGACTAAAATTATCAACAAAGAAGATAGTAAAATAACAGTTAACATACTAAAAGACAAGTGTGAAATTGAAATCATAGATAATGGTGTAGGGATAAGTAAAGATAAAGTATACCATGTATTAATGGATATAGGAAATTCAGAAAAGAAATCTGATTACAATAAAGGATTTAGAGGAATTGGAAGACTAAGTGGACTAGGTTATTGTGATAAAATAATTTTTGAAACATCAACTACTGGAGAAAATATTAAATCATCAATTGTGTTTGATGGCGTTAAATTACAAGAACGATTATCACCGGGAAAATATGAAAACTTAGAATTAGAAGATGTAATAGTTCAATCTAGTAATATAAATTTTGCAGAAGAAAAAAAGGAAATGCATTATTTTAAAGTTAGATTAATAAATGTTAATCAAAAATTAAGATTATTAGATTTTGAAAAAGTACTTGAATATCTTCAAGAAATTGCTCCAGTTCCATATAATATTGAAAGTTTTGAATTTGGAAAAGATATAAATCAAAAATTAAATGATTTAAGTATAAAGATAGATGAATATAATATATTTTTATGTAGTGAGGATGTATCTACAAAAGTTTATAAGCCATATAGGTCAAGGCTTGTAGTTGATTTGAAAAAAAAGATATTAGATAAAATTGAAGATGTATATGTTGAAGTGATTAAAAATGACATTAAAGATGATAAATTAGTTGCACTTGTATGGTATGGTAAAAGCAATTTGCTTGGAACAATAACAGAAGAGAATTTAAAAGGATTAAGATTTAGAAAATCAGGATTATTAATAGGCGATAGATTTTCTGCAAATAGACTTTTTAAAGAGGATAGATTTAACGGTTGGGTAATAGGTGAAATAATAATATTAGATAAAGGTATAATTCCAAATGCTAGAAGAGATGATTTTGAAAAAAATGATGATTACTTATTTTTGATAAAAAAATTAAGCTTGATAGGTGAGAAAATAAGTAATGAGATAAGATTAGCTTCTAAAAAAAGAAATGATATTCAAAAAAATAGCCAAACTGATAAATTAAACAAAAATATTACTACGTCTATGAATAAATTATCAATTATTAATAAAATAGATGATTTAATTTCTGAAATAGAATTAAAGGAAGATGTAATTACAAAATTAGAAAAAGTATTAAAAACACATAAGATTCCAGATGAAAAGATAAATAATATATTAAAAGATTTTAAAATATAAATATTTATATTTACATAAAATGAAGTTCTTATTCGGGCTATTAACAATAGAGAGTTTTAGAAAGTTGCAATTTACTACAAAGAGTTATAATAATTATAAAAAAGATAAATTATTATATTAGAAGCTGATAAAGAAGGCGTGGAAAATATGATAGCTAACAATGCATTTATGATAGAAGAAATTAAGCAAAAAGCTATGAAAGAAACTGAAAAAGAAATTAAAAAATGAAGAAGAATTAATAAAACAAGATAGGATTGAGATAGCAAAAAAATTGTTGAACACTTTGTACTATGAAACTATATAATTAAAATTAATATTAACAGTAGATGAAGTTAAGAAATTTAGAATTGTCAATAGACCAAAAGTATCTAATTAGTTAATAATTAAGCTGAGATTTTCTATATTTTGAAAATCTCAGCTTTAATCATATTATATTAATTTATGCTATAATAAACATAAAAGCTGGAAAATATTAGAAAGAGAAGAACTTAAAAAGTGATTGTATATCAAGCTAGTAAAAAAGATTTTATGAAGCATGTAACAAATGATGAAATCAGTATTTTAATTGATAGGGAATATAAAAATAAAATAGGAAAATCTAGAGAGAATGAATTTAGAGCATGGGATAATTCTATGCTTTATATGTTTAAAGCTTTAAGTACAGATGAAATACCAGATGAATGTGGAGTTGCTATTGAGTATAGGATTCCTGCAACTTCTAAGAGGGTTGATTTTATTTTGACTGGACTTGATGAAGATGATAAGGAAAATGTTATAATTGTTGAACTTAAGCAGTGGAATGAATTAGAGGAAGTAGAAGATGAGGATGGTATTGTAAAGACTGTTTTAAACAGGAGTAAGATAAAAACAGCACATCCATCTTATCAGGCTTGGTCATATGCTAGTTTAATTGAGGATTATAATGATTCTGTTGAAAAGAAAAGTATTAAGTTACATCCTTGTGCTTATTTACATAATTACATTAGGAAAGAGAAAAATGATCCTCTTGAGAGTGAAGTTTATAAAAATTGGATACATAAATCTCCTGCATATGCTAAAGGTGACGTTATTAAACTTAGAGAATTTATTTGCAAATATGTTAAAAAGCCTGATCAGGGGAAAGGTATTTATTATATTGAAGGTGGTAAAATAACACCTTCAAAGTCTCTTCAAGATGCTCTTAAGGTTATGATTGATGGTAATGAAGAGTTCGTTATGATTGATGATCAAAAGGTTGCATTTGAAAGTATTATGAGAACTGTCCGTGATTGTATTAAAAATGAAAAGAAGAAGACAATAATTATTGAGGGAGTGCCAGGGACAGGTAAGTCTGTTCTTGCTGTTAATCTTCTTGTTAAGATTTGCAA
This genomic interval carries:
- a CDS encoding DNA/RNA helicase domain-containing protein, yielding MIVYQASKKDFMKHVTNDEISILIDREYKNKIGKSRENEFRAWDNSMLYMFKALSTDEIPDECGVAIEYRIPATSKRVDFILTGLDEDDKENVIIVELKQWNELEEVEDEDGIVKTVLNRSKIKTAHPSYQAWSYASLIEDYNDSVEKKSIKLHPCAYLHNYIRKEKNDPLESEVYKNWIHKSPAYAKGDVIKLREFICKYVKKPDQGKGIYYIEGGKITPSKSLQDALKVMIDGNEEFVMIDDQKVAFESIMRTVRDCIKNEKKKTIIIEGVPGTGKSVLAVNLLVKICNMNLNCQYVTKNAAPRNVYCQKLKGNYTQKYINNLFKGSGVYTDTTQNEIDVLVVDEAHRLNAKSGMFKNIGENQIKEIINTAKVSIFFVDNNQRVTMDDIGSIEEIENHAKVLDVKTRKLKLTSQFRCNGSDGYVAWLDDILEINESGNFDGLNLILISKYLMIQMK
- a CDS encoding ATP-binding protein, giving the protein MGKITIGKYTLESLTTGMYVDPYVLYREYIQNAADSIDKAIKTKIINKEDSKITVNILKDKCEIEIIDNGVGISKDKVYHVLMDIGNSEKKSDYNKGFRGIGRLSGLGYCDKIIFETSTTGENIKSSIVFDGVKLQERLSPGKYENLELEDVIVQSSNINFAEEKKEMHYFKVRLINVNQKLRLLDFEKVLEYLQEIAPVPYNIESFEFGKDINQKLNDLSIKIDEYNIFLCSEDVSTKVYKPYRSRLVVDLKKKILDKIEDVYVEVIKNDIKDDKLVALVWYGKSNLLGTITEENLKGLRFRKSGLLIGDRFSANRLFKEDRFNGWVIGEIIILDKGIIPNARRDDFEKNDDYLFLIKKLSLIGEKISNEIRLASKKRNDIQKNSQTDKLNKNITTSMNKLSIINKIDDLISEIELKEDVITKLEKVLKTHKIPDEKINNILKDFKI